The following are encoded together in the Lactuca sativa cultivar Salinas chromosome 1, Lsat_Salinas_v11, whole genome shotgun sequence genome:
- the LOC111909291 gene encoding uncharacterized protein LOC111909291, whose product MLRATKWKLEKAKVKVVFRLQFHATNIPQSGWDKLFICLIPIESGKIIAKTSKANVRNGACKWADPIYETTRLLQDARNKRYDDKLYNLIVGMGTSRASILGEATINLAEYADASSPLVVSLPLDGSDHGILLHVTVQLLTAKTGFREFEQQFDRGLQSSSNLNREVEPSFATSLSSELTISEDHGNKVNTETHLGSEPKELITIVEETGIHEEFSECYYSDKHELPSIHESRDSNGPTCSQSPTTEKPDQSNHQGWNSDYSMNNNLAIAHEENHRLRGSLEMAEASISELKLELIALHTHANEMGMETQNISQHLMAEISSGQKLEREIMVLKSECSKFKDELQKLKEVKSRPKSIERTQAHQPTWANGLLLVENRIRELQQKIPFGITASNLNSDLEVLLGILHDLEKETVFTNGFDSVEGKSFQVLREVDELKTEKGNLIRKMDEMECYYEALVQELEENQKRILGEFQSLRYEHSTCVYTISTCKAETEMTRRDMNNQILRFIEERQSLGCVNEDLTKRVASSEVRVQELEKNREQILKEFKSLKNEHSTCAETITTYKSETESIRRDMNNQTLKFAKERHALGCLNEELEKKVNTAESRVRELEGELQSLKNEHSKCVDSILTCKSEIEMLKSDERHDSGCVNEDLEKRVLNAESRVRELEENRECILEELESLKSEHSTCADAFSTCKSETELIRDEMNDKISKLTEEIHALDSANKELEKNREQILGEFESLKNEHSTCIDTISTCKLEIESIRNEMNNKISNFIEEKHALDCVNGELEKRVVNAEARFQELEKNREQILKEFESLKNEHSTCKFESDSIHDEMKEKILKLTEEKHDLERVNKELEKRVTTAESALVRARSNYSIAVTQLQKDLDMLSGQVASMFETNQNLIKGTFSESLIIENDNEKHEKKDPEREGEGGSESLRMAFMKEQCETTVQELKQQLLVSKRDADNILFKLQDALDEIDSRKKSEASYLKKIEELSFKIVGLEAELESLHSELECALLNLECCKEEKQKIVSIMEECEEEKMKIAFELSLLQDQIATKQKMAGDIAQINKLEGLKKERSILSMMSSGSNFQDLQRELVQLHKANEELGGIYPNFTDLPGDGNALKRVLALEIELAEALTSKNKSSIQSSFLKQHSDEEAVFKSFRDINEVIKDMLEMKNKYVDVENELKEMHERYLELSLQFAEVEGERQKLMMTVKNSRSPSIGNPR is encoded by the exons ATGTTGAGGGCTACCAAATGGAAGCTTGAGAAGGCTAAAGTAAAAGTTGTTTTTCGGCTTCAGTTTCATGCTACAAAT ATTCCACAGAGTGGATGGGATAAGTTATTTATTTGTCTGATACCAATCGAATCTGGAAAGATCATTGCAAAAACTAGCAAAGCAAATGTAAGAAATGGAGCATGTAAATGGGCAGATCCTATCTATGAAACTACAAGACTTCTACAAGATGCTAGAAACAAACGATATGATGACAAGTTGTACAATCTCATTGTGGGAATG GGTACTTCAAGGGCTAGCATTCTAGGTGAGGCTACCATAAACCTTGCTGAATATGCAGATGCATCAAGTCCTTTGGTTGTTTCTTTGCCTCTTGATGGATCTGACCATGGAATCCTTTTGCAT GTTACAGTTCAGTTGCTGACAGCTAAAACTGGATTCAG AGAATTTGAGCAGCAATTTGATAGGGGACTTCAGAGCAGCAGCAACCTAAATCGGGAAGTGGAACCTAGCTTTGCAACATCGTTGTCTTCTGAATTAACAATCTCTGAAGATCATGGAAATAAG GTTAATACAGAAACACATTTGGGATCAGAACCTAAAGAGCTTATTACAATTGTTGAAGAAACAGGCAtacatgaagaattttcagaaTGTTATTATTCTGATAAACATGAATTGCCAAGTATCCATGAATCCCGGGATTCAAACGGGCCCACATGTAGTCAAAGCCCAACAACTGAAAAACCAGATCAGTCCAATCATCAAGGATGGAATTCAGATTATTCAATGAATAATAACTTAGCAATTGCTCATGAAGAGAATCACAGACTCAGAGGAAGCTTGGAAATGGCTGAGGCTTCCATTTCAGAACTTAAACTGGAACTAATTGCTTTGCATACTCATGCTAATGAAATGGGAATGGAAACACAAAACATTTCACAGCATCTAATGGCTGAGATTTCTTCAGGCCAAAAACTAGAAAGAGAGATTATGGTGCTCAAATCAGAATGTTCCAAGTTCAAAGATGAACTACAAAAGCTAAAAGAAGTAAAATCAAGGCCCAAATCTATTGAAAGGACCCAGGCCCATCAACCCACATGGGCAAACGGGCTTTTACTTGTGGAGAATCGAATACGTGAGCTCCAACAAAAGATTCCTTTTGGGATTACTGCATCTAATTTAAACTCAGATTTGGAGGTGcttcttggaatcctacatgaTCTTGAAAAGGAAACGGTTTTCACAAACGGTTTTGATTCAGTAGAAGGTAAAAGTTTTCAAGTTTTAAGGGAGGTGGATGAATTGAAAACCGAAAAGGGAAATCTAATTAGAAAAATGGATGAGATGGAGTGTTACTATGAGGCACTAGTTCAAGAGCTTGAAGAAAACCAAAAACGGATTCTGGGAGAGTTTCAGAGCCTTAGATATGAGCATTCAACATGTGTTTACACAATTTCAACCTGCAAAGCAGAGACTGAAATGACACGTCGTGATATGAACAATCAAATATTAAGATTCATTGAAGAAAGACAATCTTTGGGTTGTGTTAATGAAGATCTTACAAAAAGAGTTGCATCTTCAGAAGTACGTGTGCAAGAGCTCGAGAAAAACCGGGAACAGATTCTTAAAGAATTCAAGAGCCTTAAAAACGAACATTCGACATGTGCTGAAACTATTACCACATACAAATCCGAGACTGAGTCCATACGCCGTGATATGAACAATCAAACCTTAAAGTTTGCTAAAGAAAGACATGCTTTGGGTTGTCTTAATGAGGAGCTTGAGAAAAAGGTTAACACTGCAGAATCACGTGTGCGAGAACTTGAGGGAGAGCTTCAAAGTCTTAAGAACGAACATTCAAAATGTGTTGACTCAATTTTGACCTGTAAATCCGAGATTGAAATGTTGAAATCTGATGAAAGACATGATTCGGGATGTGttaatgaggatcttgagaaaaGGGTTTTGAATGCTGAATCACGTGTGCGAGAGCTTGAGGAAAACCGGGAATGTATTCTTGAAGAACTCGAGAGCTTAAAAAGTGAGCATTCAACATGTGCAGATGCATTTTCAACCTGTAAATCTGAGACTGAATTGATACGTGATGAAATGAATGATAAAATATCAAAATTGACCGAAGAAATACATGCTTTAGATTCTGCTAACAAGGAGCTCGAGAAAAATCGGGAACAGATTCTTGGAGAGTTTGAGAGCCTTAAAAACGAGCATTCGACATGTATCGATACAATTTCAACCTGCAAATTGGAGATTGAATCAATACGCAATGAAATGAACAATAAAATCTCAAACTTTATAGAAGAAAAACATGCTCTGGATTGTGTTAACGGAGAGCTTGAGAAAAGGGTTGTGAATGCAGAAGCACGTTTTCAAGAGCTCGAGAAAAACCGGGAACAGATTCTTAAAGAATTCGAGAGCTTAAAAAACGAGCATTCGACATGCAAATTTGAGTCTGATTCAATACACGATGaaatgaaggagaaaatcttGAAACTTACAGAAGAAAAACATGATTTGGAACGTGTTAACAAAGAGCTTGAGAAAAGGGTTACAACTGCTGAGTCAGCACTTGTAAGGGCCCGGTCAAATTACTCGATTGCAGTGACTCAATTGCAGAAGGACCTTGACATGCTATCAGGCCAGGTTGCTTCTATGTTTGAGACTAATCAAAATCTGATTAAAGGAACTTTTTCAGAATCTTTGATAATCGAAAATGAtaatgaaaaacatgaaaagaaggATCCAGAAAGGGAAGGGGAAGGGGGGTCTGAATCATTACGTATGGCCTTCATGAAAGAACAATGTGAAACAACAGTGCAAGAATTAAAGCAACAACTTTTGGTTTCCAAAAGGGATGCTGATAACATATTGTTTAAATTACAAGATGCCCTTGATGAGATTGATAGTAGGAAGAAATCCGAAGCTTCTTACTTGAAAAAGATTGAAGAATTGTCTTTCAAGATTGTGGGATTGGAAGCCGAGTTAGAATCTTTACATTCTGAACTCGAATGTGCTCTTTTGAATCTTGAATGTTGTAAGGAAGAGAAACAAAAGATTGTTTCTATCATGGAAGAATGTGAAGAGGAGAAGATGAAAATTGCATTTGAACTTTCTTTGTTGCAAGACCAGATTGCCACTAAACAAAAGATGGCTGGTGACATAGCACAAATCAACAAG TTGGAGGGGTTGAAGAAGGAGAGATCCATTCTTTCAATGATGAGTAGTGGCTCAAATTTTCAAGATTTACAGAGAGAACTTGTGCAACTACACAAG GCTAATGAAGAGCTCGGGGGAATATACCCAAATTTTACGGATCTCCCGGGAGATGGAAATGCATTAAAGAGGGTGCTTGCATTGGAAATCGAGCTTGCTGAAGCACTGACATCAAAGAACAAATCGAGCATCCAAAG TTCTTTCCTTAAACAACACAGCGATGAGGAAGCGGTTTTTAAAAGCTTCAGAGACATCAATGAGGTGATCAAAGACATGTTGGAAATGAAGAACAAATATGTAGATGTGGAAAATGAACTGAAGGAGATGCATGAACGCTATTTGGAGTTGAGTCTGCAGTTTGCTGAGGTGGAAGGTGAGAGACAAAAACTTATGATGACAGTGAAGAACTCAAGATCACCCTCcattggaaaccctagataa
- the LOC111909292 gene encoding uncharacterized protein LOC111909292 has protein sequence MLERLSTFKKFMLVTPTYSLLNFITEGVSQSFQISGFDFGLRALGNDDDVRNLSRVIIEDMEKQDSIRPSSPVVAHEVVTPIQIDVGEGDLGLALTLYKSATPEFSRSKGWKHSKGASSCSTKLKLDWEGAEKTMASGEVDKGKGVEGFVDEFVVVDAEKELNKEIDVNEELDVNKSNGEGVEGFADEGYRVVMDNDPQGVNEFSTNINIDDELMTNFQPFEDQDSIPFNGFEGQDNIPFNDEWRQEEPDDIDFENQNSEDEDSDFMIDEDNIIEDVDVDMEDFNLNIDTEAEFNGCQRMGGQRNEDSDEEDDLEVIDNDEWDSLSEDSGDNRKRREMIKELGKQTLCSAGEVHKVAFHIGQKYKAKKELKDKIDLHALETRRNISFTKNDKSRLTAVCDGTVVLNASGVGGPTSGKKVKGKDVNSDKVKCTWKLHASRSSEQDYWFIKTYNQKHICLQTRKIRSCTATFLSKRIMDQIEANPGLPVRALQEQLQSTYGVSISEEKAFRARALATKNVAGDYVKQYAALRDYVLELQKTNEGTTVKIDVVSEPVVSSPTRQLRRIYVCLGPLKKGFKAGLREFLGLDGAFMKGPFPGQILSAVGVDSNNGTYPLAYAVVESENTSSWKWFLQCLAEDLELYSNSNFTFISDRQKGLLPAIEQLFPNAEHRFCIRHIYQNMRIRFKTTEYKEYFWRCATATTIPEFEAVMVELRNYDIEAYQWLLKIPPHHWARSHFSDIH, from the exons ATGTTGGAGAGATTGTCAACGTTCAAGAAGTTTATG CTGGTTACCCCAACATATTCTCTATTGAACTTCATCACGGAGGGAGTTTCACAAAGTTTCCAAATATCAG GATTTGACTTTGGACTCCGAGCATTAGGTAACGATGATGATGTGCGTAATCTCTCACG GGTTATAATAGAAGACATGGAGAAGCAGGATTCCATTAGACCCTCATCACCTGTAGTTGCTCATGAAGTGGTAACTCCAATCCAAATTGATGTTGGTGAGGGTGATTTAGGGTTAGCATTAACCTTATACAAATCAGCAACACCTGAATTTAGTAGGTCTAAAGGTTGGAAACATAGTAAAGGGGCATCGTCTTGTAGTACAAAGCTTAAGTTGGATTGGGAAGGTGCTGAAAAAACAATGGCAAGTGGTGAAGTTGATAAGGGTAAGGGTGTAGAAGGATTTGTAGATGAATTTGTTGTAGTTGATGCAGAAAAAGAGTTAAACAAAGAGATTGATGTGAATGAAGAACTTGATGTGAACAAATCCAATGGTGAGGGTGTAGAAGGATTTGCAGATGAGGGGTATAGAGTTGTCATGGATAATGATCCTCAAGGAGTCAATGAATTTTCAACTAACATCAACATAGATGATGAGTTAATGACAAACTTTCAACCTTTTGAAGACCAAGATAGCATCCCATTTAATGGGTTTGAAGGCCAAGATAACATTCCTTTCAATGATGAATGGAGACAAGAGGAGCCTGATGACATTGATTTTGAGAATCAAAACAGTGAAGATGAAGATAGTGACTTTATGATTGATGAGGACAACATAATTGAAGATGTTGACGTTGACATGGAGGATTTCAATCTAAATATTGATACAGAAGCAGAGTTCAATGGATGTCAAAGAATGGGtggtcaaagaaatgaagatagtgatgaagaagatgatttagAGGTAATTGACAATGACGAGTGGGATTCATTAAGTGAGGACTCAGGGGACAACAGGAAAAGAAGAGAAATGATCAAAGAGCTGGGGAAACAAACCTTATGTTCTGCTGGTGAGGTGCACAAGGTAGCTTTTCATATTGGGCAGAAATATAAAGCCAAGAAAGAATTGAAAGACAAAATTGACCTGCATGCTTTAGAGACAAGGAGGAATATCTCATTCACAAAAAACGACAAGAGTAGATTGACAGCTGTTTGTGATGGAACTGTAGTTTTAAATGCAAGTGGGGTAGGTGGACCTACCTCTGGGAAAAAGGTAAAGGGTAAAGATGTAAACTCAGATAAAGTTAAATGCACATGGAAACTTCATGCATCTAGGTCAAGTGAACAGGACTATTGGTTTATTAAGACCTATAATCAGAAACACATCTGCCTCCAAACACGAAAAATCAGATCTTGCACAGCAACATTTCTTTCCAAACGTATTATGGATCAGATTGAAGCTAATCCTGGACTGCCTGTTCGTGCCCTACAAGAGCAACTCCAATCAACTTATGGAGTTAGTATTTCAGAAGAGAAAGCATTTAGGGCAAGAGCATTAGCCACCAAAAATGTTGCAGGGGATTACGTAAAGCAATATGCAGCTTTGAGAGACTATGTACTAGAGCTACAAAAGACAAATGAAGGTACAACTGTAAAGATTGATGTGGTTTCAGAACCTGTGGTTTCATCCCCAACCAGGCAATTAAGAAGGATATACGTGTGTTTAGGTCCTTTGAAGAAAGGTTTTAAGGCAGGTTTGAGAGAATTTTTAGGCTTAGATGGAGCCTTCATGAAGGGACCTTTCCCAGGTCAAATACTAAGTGCAGTTGGTGTTGATTCCAACAATGGAACCTACCCATTGGCATATGCTGTTGTTGAAAGTGAAAACACTTCAAGTTGGAAATGGTTTCTTCAGTGTCTTGCTGAAGATCTTGAGTTGTATTCAAATTCCAACTTCACCTTTATCAGTGATAGACAGAAG GGTCTTCTACCAGCCATAGAACAATTGTTCCCTAATGCAGAACACAGGTTCTGTATTAGACACATATACCAGAACATGAGGATCAGATTTAAGACTACAGAATACAAGGAGTATTTTTGGAGGTGTGCTACAGCCACCACCATACCAGAGTTTGAAGCTGTAATGGTAGAGCTAAGGAATTATGACATAGAAGCATATCAGTGGCTCTTGAAAATCCCTCCACATCATTGGGCTAGAAGTCATTTTTCAG ATATACACTAA
- the LOC128126889 gene encoding uncharacterized protein LOC128126889, producing MKVLNKCQGPLTPTGTRILESNTTLASKYHARWNGGQKYQVKGPWNDQHVVDMEKKECSCRKWELTGIPCKHAIASLNEMADNNEKVGELYTYVHKVYWLDTWKEMYSFKVEPIKGRAMWPKSDCPTTLVPPPHNKAIGRPKKKRRITTEERIEIQQRKRQANSQSQNDNETQSLSRKFLTVTCSKCKQKGHNARTYKAKDGN from the coding sequence ATGAAGGTGTTAAACAAGTGTCAAGGTCCATTAACTCCAACTGGTACTAGGATTTTGGAATCAAACACAACACTAGCTAGTAAGTATCATGCACGATGGAATGGGGGACAAAAGTATCAGGTTAAAGGTCCATGGAATGATCAACATGTGGTGGACATGGAGAAAAAGGAGTGTAGTTGTAGAAAGTGGGAGCTTACTGGAATTCCTTGCAAACATGCAATTGCAAGCCTAAATGAAATGGCAGACAATAATGAAAAGGTGGGAGAACTATACACCTATGTGCATAAGGTGTATTGGCTTGATACATGGAAAGAGATGTACTCCTTCAAGGTGGAGCCTATCAAAGGTAGAGCCATGTGGCCTAAGAGTGACTGCCCAACAACTCTTGTGCCTCCACCACACAACAAAGCTATAGGCAGGCCAAAAAAGAAAAGAAGGATTACAACAGAGGAAAGGATTGAAATCCAGCAACGTAAGAGGCAAGCAAACAGTCAAAGTCAAAATGATAATGAAACTCAATCACTGAGCAGGAAGTTTTTGACTGTGACATGTAGTAAGTGTAAGCAAAAGGGTCACAATGCCAGGACCTACAAGGCCAAAGATGGGAATTGA